CCTTTCGTCAACATGAGCTCAGGACTAATTCCTTGATGTAAAATATTAGCAAAATACAGACATAAAGTGTTAAAGATGCCTGAATTCATAAAGATGACAGACCTTTTTTTGAGAATGTCAATGACAAACTAGAAATTTAATGTCCAGCTTGTACAAACAAACCGGTACACcttaaaaataagaatatgcccaaacaaaaaaaaaattaccagcCTTCAGGTATAAAAAGTGCATCTCCAGCACTTAGGGATACTTTATGGGAAGAGTTGCTAGAAAATTTGGCTCTTGGATGGATTGAAAGATCCGGGTGTTCAATGTCTACAGCACTGCATATGAGAACAACAGAAATGCACGTTATGGCAGTGCAATGAAGAATAAGAAATTTTTAaggtaaatctaaaaaatgtaagaacagGTGTTAAATCTAAACTAAAGAACAATAACTAATTCAATAATTTGCATTACAGGGAAACAGGTGGCATGCCTGTGATTAGAAGACTCTCCATGTAGAGGCATTGGATACAGAAAAGGGGTAGCAGAAGGTGGCCACAAACAGACTGAGATGATGAATGCACTTGTTAGATACTGGATAAAAGATTTACTGTATTCATACGACACAAATAAGTACCCGAAGTTGATtttgtatgatgaaaatgctaGAGAAAAAAAGAGGCAAAGCAGAAACCTTGCTTGCGACCAGTAACAATGCACAGAAGATTATGGTGTGGATCATAGTGGCCACTTGATCTAGAAAAGGTGTTATTCATCCAGAAATTGGTGGCTGACAAGGACTTGAACTCCAAGATCGCAGGCTGAAATAGCAGAAATACGAACTAAATTAATCAGAAAGACAGAAACACAGACAAACACTTGTGTGCAATTTAATTAGATGGGGGGTTAATTATGGAGATTTGCTGTTCATGATAAATTAGATGCTATAGGACAATAACAGACACAACAAATTCTACTATTACTTACTCATGCATGGAGATAGAAAGTTCAAACcttttcaaaatcaacttgGAGAGCTTGTATTGGAGAAATCTCTTTGTCACTATTTAAAACTGGAACCTAATCCAATAGAAAGGTAAAACATAAGAAAGCAGGTAGAAAGCTCTGTAGCAAGACATAAAGACAACACAAGAATTGATtgtgatgaaaaaaaatactacttatagtattttttttataataaactTTTGCTAAAAGCAAATCTTCGCttaatgaaataatgaaaacaaataacaaCAATTTCATGCAAATCGCTGGTACGACCTGAGCCAAGTAAATGTGAGCAGGCAGTTCGCCTAAACCTGCACATGATTCATCCAAGTTAGTAACCACCTTCCCTTCCCCTTGTTCATTTGAATGATCAGAGCACATGCCACCGCCTTCTATAACTGTGTGTGACCTTTTACAATGACTAAGGAAGCTAGAGAATGGCAAACAAACCTGCAATTGAAGGAAAAATGTTTAATTCAGACAAGATAATGCAGTAAGGTGAAGAAGATAAAGCTACCAAACCACAAACTACAGACTTAACACTAAAAGTAGAACAAAGGAATATGAATTACCCTCTCATGGCCTTTAAGATCCCCATAGAAAACTGGGCCTGACATGGATACCATTGCTTCAACAACACATGAACCTACTAGACCCTACAGATGATATCACCACACATAAATACGTCATTCTTAACATAGCAAGAAATCATCTGCTCCAAAGAAGATCATAAAAGATGTTGGAAATGGTCATCCAATGAATGAAATAAGTCATTAAGTCCTATAACACCAATTACAATGTTTTCTGGTCCAGTTCAACTTGTGCTTTTGAAGATATGAAGACCGTACTCATGACCAGCGGGAGGGAAATAACAATTGTAAGATGAAACATAACACATGGCTGCtataaaaatgtcatttatatGTTATGGATACAAAACTTCATGATTAAAGCTCACCCCTGCTTCCCCCTTTTTCACAATTTGTGGAATATGATATCACAAGCACAAGTAATAAATCTTCttcttaaacttgaaaattcaaGAACATCTTTAGTATCAAGTATTCACAATTCAGTGTGCATTTATTAGAAGACAAACTACCAATCTAGCACTCTTCTGAATCCTTCCGCGCCAAGTTTCTGTTGCCAACAGAACTAGGAGATACCACTGTAAGCATACTATCTTGCCACTGATATCgtgtttctctattttcttgCCAAAACAATTCCTAACAATTTTTCTGGAGTCAATGACGGATACCAACAGGTACATGTCTCCTCCAAGCCttttaagaaatttaaaaaaataaaacccttCCCTCTAGAACGAAGTAAATGTGCTAGTATCGCTACACTATGTCATGGATTGCATTTCCTTTAGTATCACGCAATGTCATAGCGGAAAATGGGTAAAATAACCGTTTCTCCTTTTAGAGCACAAACAAGAATAAGTAAAATGGAAGCATCACGTTTCAATAACCATATATCAGCCCAAAAACTTCGACCATATCCACATATTTAAATCAACTTTCCATCAATTGGTTCAAAGAATAAGAGAACCAAGGTCCAATGTTGCAccaaccatggaaaaaaaaGACGTTCTCCTCTCACCAAGTAATTCTAGCGAACTACGGGAAAACAAAACGATCCAAAACTAGAAACACCACTCGAAGTTATACTGATCACGAAAATCGTGCAAGTCAAAACACGCAAAATGAGacgaaaaagaagaagaaaaagaaacctgtAGATAGTCCAGACCACCTTTCGACGGGTTCCATTTGGTTATCGCCGCCCATTCTTTCACACAACCACGGAacacctagagagagagagagctttaaGTGGCTCTTTGACAAAGGAGGCAAACAACATAACCATAAACCCATTCTTTCGCTCGATAACAAGCGAGAGAGAGTTTCGTAAGGGCTTCTTTGTACTTACAGCAGGAATACATTTGGCTTCTATCTCCGACGAGAACAAAGACGGGGACAGGGCGCCCTTAAATTCTCTCGCCTTCAGCCCCTCTTCGCCgtctcctcctctttctctctcttctcttcctcctcctccaccaatttcccttcctcttccctcctccgcctcccctcctcctcctcctcgtgcTCCCGCCATCGCCACCATCACTGCCGCCTCAGAGTCTCAGAGACCGCCCCTTATGCCCGTCATATGACGACACCAGCACCGCGGCAAAATTTTGGGAGGATGTTTCGTTTTGGACGCCAATACTTTCAATATAATTCCGTAGACATGCCTCATATTTCCACGTTTCTCGATTCGACCCGCAATTTCGTTAGTAACTGCAGGAAACCGGAGTCTGTCTTCCTTCACTGGAAGTCCGATATTTGAAAAGTCAATAAAAAGTGTTCCCGTCTCCTCattattttttgaagttgaaatgAAACTTTGTTACTATGAAATGAAAGGCTATTTAAAGAGCCAAGATTATATTTATCAGTACAGCATCTAGATTCCTTAGACATAGGGTAATTTCCTTCGTACATTTTGATTCCTTTGGCCCCTCGAACTTGGCTCAACTTCTCAAAGCATTAGCCTGAACTCAAGTGGAGGTTGTGCTCTGCAATTTTCTGCTTCCCCGAGAACTCCACTTAAACTTAAGCCGAGCACTGGAACTCAGCCCTTGAAGAGAGCTGTGGAACACTGCTGGGACATGACTAATATACAAAATCAAACACCTATAATAGtggagttatatatatatatatatatatatatatatatatatatatatatatatagataccaGTATTACAAaaactctttattttttgtagaTGCTTTATGGTTGCATTTGGCAGCCTCGGAcccgttaaaaaaaaaaaaaacatgaatttaaggtcagatagagggtccgaccttaaatccaaaTCACCATGAATCTGAGAATCTCAAATCACATCCTAAAAGATTTGCTCATTTATAAATGGTTACACAAAGGCTTAGTGCTTGCCCTTTAGACCTTTCCACCGAAGTTGCAATAAACTTTACTTGGAGACTTCgggaaatcagattcagataagATATAGCTATTACGTATCCCTCTAATAATTTGACTTGGAGTGCTCGAACATAACAATGCAAATCCATATACCAGGCCTTTATTTATACTTAAATGGATGAGCTATTATTATCAGATCAGGCCACGAGTTCAAATCAAATATCAGATTGCACCCAAACACTTATATCCCTATAACCGTACTTGTGTATAAACATTTCATGTGGAACCATAAACCTGTTTCCACATCCGCGTGAAATTGTCATGGGGAACTCAAATTTTCTAATCAAGTTCCAAACTCGTCCAATAATATGAAAAAGCTGTTTACTTTCGTGGGAAAATTTTTATCTTGTTGGATAGGCACCGCTCATGCATTTTCCTTGCACGACAAatcaaatttttcataaaagaaagATCAGACTCTTGTTTCAAACGCCCTCTAAGCTACTGTTAACTTGAATACATGCAATAGTACATTACTATCTTATTAACAAGCTTACAATACAAAATGCAATCTTTTTAATTATGtaatagtcacaaatattgaataatttattttgaaaatcccCGACGTGATAAGAAACACGTTCCATGCACAAGATTTTCGAATTTCAGACATGATTCCCAAGAATGAACTCCAGATGGAGAGAGTGGCACATAGCCCtgaactgaaaaaaataaatgaagtcTTCAGAAAATTATAGAAATGCTATTTGCATGACTagacaaattttgttgttggaaCGAGTTTTATATGGAAACCTATCACGTGCTTAGTTTGAATGCCTGCAGAACCAAAATGACTAATAACTTGGTAGTCCTGGAGGAATAGTGTGTCCAGGTCTTAAACAAgatcaaagggaaaaaaaaagcagattCTGCTAATCCTCCTCGCCGTTCACCCATCACCAGTGGGCAGCGGAAACGGTGCTGTGCACAAGAACCTGGAGTGCAGTAGAGAGCCACATATTTCCGTCTTTAGATGATAAAGAACCAAGACGTGAAAGAAGTGGATCACTTCATGGCTTCTATCAACAATCCGTTTCTTGAAAATTGGCAGCCCATGGGCCTTTGCAATGGCATTTGTTGTGCCTGAATCAAGAGGAATCAAGAGGAGCCTGTATCCAGTATTGgcaacctgcaatgcaagctgATTGACTTGTCGGTCTGTCTTGTTCCCGGAATGAAGAACTGGAATATTATAGTCAAACACGCAGCAAGAGGTGATATGCCTACAAGCATGGGTTACACAGTTACAGAAAATAAGATTAAAATTGCAAATGcatggaaaataaaagaatgttCCTGCATTCAGGTGATCACCGTAGAAAGCACAATCTGGTTTAGCTAGATGACACTGAAGACTTTTGCCAAAATGCCTCATGCTTACTTGCTGCATAGCGCAAACAAATTTCAATTGTTGCAGGGAGCCAGAAATCAAGGAACTAACCGCACAAGAGTATACAAGGATATCAATAAAAAGACAGATTGAGATAATGAGAAATACCACAGATGAAGCTTCCCCTCTCTGTATAGCCATTTCTGTGCGAACTGGAGGACTGAGATCTTCTTCTCCAGGAGGAGGGCTTGCTGAAAGTCGGTGAAAGATTTATCAATTCCCCAATTTTCTCACCCAGTACTAAGCAAGATGATGACAACC
This window of the Nymphaea colorata isolate Beijing-Zhang1983 chromosome 2, ASM883128v2, whole genome shotgun sequence genome carries:
- the LOC116246735 gene encoding lysine-specific demethylase JMJ31 isoform X3; amino-acid sequence: MAGARGGGGGEAEEGRGREIGGGGGREERERGGDGEEGLKAREFKGALSPSLFSSEIEAKCIPAVFRGCVKEWAAITKWNPSKGGLDYLQGLVGSCVVEAMVSMSGPVFYGDLKGHERVCLPFSSFLSHCKRSHTVIEGGGMCSDHSNEQGEGKVVTNLDESCAGLGELPAHIYLAQVPVLNSDKEISPIQALQVDFEKPAILEFKSLSATNFWMNNTFSRSSGHYDPHHNLLCIVTGRKQVCLWPPSATPFLYPMPLHGESSNHSAVDIEHPDLSIHPRAKFSSNSSHKVSLSAGDALFIPEGWFHQVDSDDLTIAINFWWQSDIMSAMVEHMDAFYLRIILRRLMDKEMERVLNQSFADSPKYVEKPYEQTHNEKQEAGTSALYEPEEPEPVTSVSRGTNLHTDHNVYDGHTSQKDQTVGIPFGQLEPEASHILCQLISLVHENVSLSGQDGLVYSDNLQSRTTDLVGETQSESTPMVNSVRDFFYVENDPVACILWSVEPSGLRKILQVMAKSFPRTLEALVLHMLSPAGAEILTQKFDEMDKKTTKEEQNEFYSLLYGIFDDRSAVMDAILNRKEAFGFQVLRNVLDQHLGVICDRPEESSQRR